From Onychostoma macrolepis isolate SWU-2019 chromosome 05, ASM1243209v1, whole genome shotgun sequence, one genomic window encodes:
- the LOC131540438 gene encoding SLP adapter and CSK-interacting membrane protein-like, translated as MEFLRQNFWTILLLAIILVSLVIVMIFIFINVCISKRAAWYSTKVKPNHYGDTNLKHQNYQVHHKDFEIEKPPLPPRDQFKSMESVDQGYEDLEPASDYVQVEDELNLPAPPQPTFTPHYSTVETKSQNQDAVSENYDDVEIPVNYDSEDYDDIG; from the exons ATGGAGTTTTTACGTCAGAATTTCTGGACAATATTACTGCTGGCCATCATTCTGGTATCTCTGGTGATAGTAATGATTTTCATATTCATCAATGTTTGCATCAGTAAAAGAG CTGCTTGGTACAGTACAAAAGTAAAACCAAATCATTACGGTGACACAAATTTAAAACACCA GAACTACCAAGTTCATCATAAAGACTTTGAGATTGAGAAACCGCCCTTACCTCCCAGAGATCAGTTCAAGTCCATGGAATCTg TGGATCAGGGTTATGAGGATTTGGAGCCTGCGTCAGACTATGTGCAGGTTGAGGATGAGTTGAACCTTCCTGCCCCCCCACAGCCCACCTTCACTCCACACTACTCCACCGTCGAGACTAAAAGTCAAAACCAAGATGCTGTTTCTGAGAATTATGACGATGTTGAAATCCCTGTTAACTATGACAGCGAGGATTATGACGACATAGGGTAA
- the derl2 gene encoding derlin-2 has protein sequence MAYQTIRQEYLQIPVVTRAYTTACVLTTAAVQLELITPFQLYFNPDLILRNYQVWRLITNFLFFGPVGFNFLFNMIFLYRYCRMLEEGSFRGRTADFVFMFLFGGLLMTIFGTFVNLVFLGQAFTIMLVYIWSRRNPNVRMNFFGLLNFQAPFLPWVLMGFSLLLGNSIIVDLLGIAVGHVYYFLEDVFPNQPGGGRWLRTPSILKMLFDTPEEDANYNPLPEDRPGGFAWGEGQRLGG, from the exons ATGGCATACCAGACAATCCGACAGGAATATTTACAGATTCCTGTGGTCACTAGAGCTTATACCACCGCCTGCGTACTCACTACAGCCGCCGTG CAATTAGAACTCATCACACCTTTCCAGCTTTACTTCAACCCAGatttaattttgaggaattaTCAG GTATGGCGGCTAATAACCAACTTCTTGTTTTTTGGTCCGGTCGGGTTCAACTTCTTATTCAACATGATATTTTT GTACCGGTACTGTCGGATGCTGGAGGAGGGGTCCTTCAGAGGGAGAACCGCTGACTTTGTCTTTATGTTCCTCTTCGGTGGCCTTCTCATGACT ATATTTGGCACATTTGTGAATCTTGTGTTCTTAGGTCAGGCTTTCACCATAATGCTTGTGTACATATGGAGCAGGAGGAACCCAAACGTGCGCATGAATTTCTTCGGCCTTTTGAATTTCCAGGCCCCCTTCCTCCCGTGGGTGCTCATGGGATTCTCTCTGCTGCTGGGAAACTCCATCATTGTGGATCTTCTAG GCATCGCAGTGGGACATGTGTACTACTTTTTGGAGGATGTGTTTCCCAACCAACCAGGTGGTGGCAGATGGCTGAGGACTCCCTCCATCCT TAAGATGCTGTTTGATACACCTGAGGAAGATGCCAACTACAACCCTCTCCCTGAGGACCGTCCAGGAGGCTTTGCCTGGGGTGAGGGTCAGAGACTAGGAGGCTAG
- the mis12 gene encoding protein MIS12 homolog yields the protein MAESGVSVGSESLQLYEAQFFGFTPETCTVRVRDAFRDSLNHILVAVESVFVKRLCPGQDPPAELRLTARESTQKLRQFLQERFEIMFLRMKGMLMDRILSIPHNVLLPDDQPHQKYPEGKEDLMKLQDSVANLLQAYEAEVCAKQALLAELEEQKETQKQLDEVLRWIEELRISWRREGMGNVQDSIRHMMDTVGQLQGVVGKINKRNKNLDEV from the exons ATGGCAGAGAGCGGAG TTTCAGTGGGATCTGAATCCCTCCAGCTGTATGAAGCACAGTTCTTCGGCTTCACCCCAGAGACCTGCACTGTACGAGTTCGCGATGCATTTCGAGACTCCCTCAATCACATATTAGTCGCTGTTGAATCAGTGTTCGTGAAAAGATTGTGTCCAGGCCAGGATCCACCAGCAGAGCTCCGACTGACAGCCCGAGAGAGCACCCAAAAACTGCGCCAGTTCTTACAGGAGCGCTTTGAAATCATGTTTCTGCGCATGAAGGGGATGCTGATGGACCGCATCCTGTCCATCCCTCACAACGTCCTGCTGCCCGATGACCAGCCGCACCAGAAGTACCCAGAAGGCAAAGAAGACCTCATGAAGCTGCAGGACTCCGTTGCCAACCTGCTGCAGGCTTATGAAGCCGAGGTGTGCGCCAAGCAAGCGCTTCTCGCTGAGCTTGAGGAGCAGAAAGAAACTCAGAAACAGCTGGATGAAGTGTTGAGATGGATCGAGGAACTGCGAATTTCATGGAGGCGAGAGGGAATGGGAAATGTCCAAGACAGCATTCGACACATGATGGATACTGTGGGCCAATTGCAGGGTGTTGTAGGGAAGATTAACAAGCGAAATAAAAACCTGGATGAAGTTTGA